Proteins encoded together in one Balaenoptera ricei isolate mBalRic1 chromosome 2, mBalRic1.hap2, whole genome shotgun sequence window:
- the LOC132360657 gene encoding probable E3 ubiquitin-protein ligase TRIML2, whose amino-acid sequence MSKRLRSQLEQEIPEDACCEIHLEPPQLFCHDDQITLCDKYFKSQEYKNQVVYGVQEAAENYRKLFQEILNTPKEKLEVAKSILADEQERMVMMQEEEQNFKVMIESEYRIRFRLMIEENKVNFQSLQGCGFNLNLREASQNQLMEFATKLKEKFQEILQRLNCLWRENMNKLRESEVRLSEQICSLQKSLQS is encoded by the coding sequence ATGTCCAAAAGACTCCGCTCCCAGTTAGAGCAAGAAATCCCAGAAGATGCCTGCTGTGAGATACATCTGGAGCCACCACAGCTGTTCTGCCATGATGACCAAATCACGCTTTGTGACAAGTACTTCAAGTCCCAGGAGTACAAGAATCAGGTGGTGTATGGAGTACAAGAGGCTGCTGAGAATTATAGGAAGTTATTCCAGGAGATATTGAACACACCGAAGGAGAAACTTGAAGTAGCTAAAAGCATATTGGCTGATGAGCAAGAAAGAATGGTGATGATGCAGGAAGAAGAGCAGAATTTTAAAGTGATGATTGAGTCTGAATATAGGATAAGGTTCCGGTTGATGATTGAAGAAAACAAAGTGAACTTCCAGAGCCTGCAAGGTTGCGGATTCAACCTGAACTTGAGAGAAGCCAGTCAGAACCAACTGATGGAGTTTGCCACAAAGCTAAAGGAGAAGTTCCAGGAAATACTACAGAGACTGAACTGTTTGTGGAGAGAGAACATGAATAAACTGAGGGAGAGTGAAGTCAGGCTCTCTGAACAGATCTGCAGCCTCCAAAAATCACTGCAGAGCTAG